A stretch of the Chlorobiota bacterium genome encodes the following:
- a CDS encoding SDR family oxidoreductase: protein MNCLVTGGGGFIGSNLVHKLLLQDDKVRVLDNFSTGKRENLKDIYDKIELIEGDIRSYHIVREAVESIDVIFHLAALPSVPRSVKDPITTHEVGVNGILNVLQAARECKVGRMIYASSSSVYGNSDVLPKHEGLMPSPLSPYAVSKLTGEYYCQVFHRLYGIEAVALRYFNVFGPRQDPESQYSAVIPKFIDIMRNNEKPVIFGDGSQSRDFTFVDNVIQGNLLAAKTETGVAGEVFNVACHDRVTLNDLCVSLNRALGTNIDAEYTNDRLGDVKHSFASIDKFSNVTGYKPLVSFEDGIKKTVDWYLKNRELSF, encoded by the coding sequence ATGAATTGTTTAGTAACCGGTGGGGGTGGATTTATAGGTTCTAATCTTGTACATAAATTACTTTTGCAGGATGATAAAGTAAGAGTATTAGATAATTTTTCAACTGGGAAAAGAGAGAACTTAAAGGATATTTATGATAAAATAGAACTTATTGAAGGGGATATTAGATCATACCATATTGTTCGAGAAGCAGTTGAGAGTATAGACGTAATTTTTCATCTTGCTGCCCTACCTTCAGTTCCTCGCTCGGTTAAAGATCCAATTACAACTCATGAAGTTGGTGTGAATGGTATTTTAAATGTTCTTCAAGCAGCTCGTGAATGTAAAGTTGGAAGAATGATTTATGCTAGTAGTTCATCAGTTTATGGAAATAGTGATGTGCTTCCAAAACACGAAGGCTTAATGCCATCTCCTTTATCACCATATGCTGTATCTAAATTAACAGGTGAATATTATTGTCAAGTTTTTCATAGATTATATGGTATTGAAGCAGTTGCTTTGCGATATTTTAATGTGTTTGGTCCTAGACAAGATCCTGAAAGCCAATACTCAGCTGTGATTCCTAAATTTATTGACATAATGCGAAATAATGAAAAGCCAGTTATTTTTGGTGATGGAAGCCAATCTCGTGATTTTACTTTTGTAGATAATGTAATTCAAGGTAACTTATTAGCAGCTAAAACCGAGACAGGTGTAGCAGGTGAAGTTTTTAATGTTGCTTGCCACGATAGAGTTACTTTAAATGACTTATGTGTTTCTTTGAACAGAGCTTTAGGTACTAATATAGATGCGGAATACACTAATGATAGGCTTGGCGATGTGAAGCATTCTTTTGCTTCAATTGATAAATTTAGCAATGTAACTGGTTACAAACCATTAGTTAGTTTTGAAGATGGAATAAAAAAAACAGTAGATTGGTATCTTAAAAATAGGGAGTTAAGTTTTTAA
- the purL gene encoding phosphoribosylformylglycinamidine synthase subunit PurL produces the protein MSNNLDSKLTNLQDAKDLGLTEKEFEKIIFILGRIPTYCELGIYSVMWSEHCSYKNSISQLKTLPRKGEKLLAEAGEENAGLVDIGDGYAICFKIESHNHPSAVEPFQGAATGVGGILRDIFTMGARPIAALDSLRFGDPTLARTKYLVAGVVHGIGHYGNCFGVPTVGGEVFFENCYQDNPLVNAMAVGIVKTNKTASATSGKPGLAVMILGSRTGRDGIHGASLLASREFDELTENMRPTVQVGDPFAEKTLLEATLELIESGVIVGIQDMGAAGISCSTSEMSSKGNTGMNINLDLVPLREAGMSAYEIMLSESQERMLLVLEESDIKKAEDICSKWDVPITRIGITTKGNIVEIYRCSELVAKVPAHSLALGGGDTPVYEREWIIPKYINEVRSLNPIELIGNIKPQIAFEKLLSSLNIASKHWVYEQYDSKVRTNTVYPYKSSAGVVRLKEIPGKAIAVSTDCNSRYVYLNPYIGGMIAVAESARNCVCSGAEPVAITNCLNFGNPYNPEVFWQFKEAIRGLGDMCKNLNTPVTGGNVSFHNESQNSAIFPTPTIGMLGIIEDLSHITTIGFKNIGDEISLLGFENEELGGSELLSIISGKVCGDSPTINLLNELNLQKCLLESIRKGLVNSAHDCSEGGLSITLAECAIQSGENNFGAEVIYQCKDEIAGLFGESQSRVIISYNHENYSELIEIANKYDVPLNKLGVVVHENFKINDLIKSTVSDIKNIYNNAFENCIEGEKNN, from the coding sequence ATGTCTAATAATTTAGATTCTAAGTTAACAAACTTGCAAGACGCAAAAGACTTGGGCTTAACAGAGAAAGAATTTGAAAAGATAATTTTTATCTTAGGTAGAATTCCAACTTATTGCGAACTAGGTATTTATTCTGTAATGTGGAGCGAACATTGCAGCTATAAAAATTCAATTTCTCAATTAAAAACACTCCCTAGAAAAGGAGAAAAATTACTTGCTGAAGCTGGTGAAGAAAATGCTGGTTTGGTAGATATTGGTGATGGGTATGCAATCTGTTTTAAAATTGAAAGTCATAATCATCCTTCAGCTGTTGAGCCTTTTCAAGGTGCTGCAACAGGAGTTGGAGGTATTTTACGTGATATATTCACAATGGGAGCTAGACCCATTGCTGCTTTAGATTCCCTAAGATTTGGTGATCCAACTTTAGCTAGAACTAAGTATCTAGTTGCTGGTGTAGTTCATGGAATTGGACATTATGGGAATTGTTTTGGTGTACCTACAGTTGGAGGTGAAGTGTTTTTTGAAAATTGCTATCAAGATAATCCATTAGTAAATGCAATGGCTGTTGGAATTGTCAAAACAAATAAAACTGCTTCTGCTACTTCTGGGAAACCTGGCCTAGCTGTTATGATACTTGGTTCAAGAACTGGACGAGATGGAATTCATGGTGCTTCTTTACTAGCCTCAAGAGAATTTGATGAGTTAACTGAAAATATGAGACCAACTGTTCAAGTTGGTGATCCATTTGCTGAAAAAACATTACTTGAAGCTACTTTAGAACTTATAGAGTCTGGTGTAATTGTAGGAATTCAAGATATGGGGGCTGCGGGAATTTCTTGTTCAACAAGTGAAATGAGTTCAAAAGGAAATACTGGAATGAATATAAATTTAGATCTTGTTCCATTAAGAGAAGCAGGAATGAGTGCTTACGAAATAATGTTAAGTGAATCTCAAGAAAGAATGCTTTTGGTTCTTGAAGAAAGTGATATTAAAAAAGCAGAAGATATTTGTTCTAAATGGGATGTTCCAATTACAAGAATTGGTATCACTACTAAAGGAAATATAGTAGAGATTTATAGATGTTCTGAATTAGTTGCAAAAGTACCTGCACATTCATTAGCTTTAGGTGGTGGTGATACTCCAGTTTATGAACGTGAATGGATTATCCCAAAATATATAAATGAAGTTAGATCCTTAAATCCTATCGAATTAATTGGAAATATAAAACCTCAAATTGCTTTTGAAAAATTGCTATCTTCTTTAAATATTGCTAGCAAACATTGGGTTTATGAACAGTATGATTCTAAAGTTAGAACGAATACAGTTTATCCGTACAAAAGTTCTGCTGGAGTTGTAAGGTTAAAAGAAATACCAGGTAAAGCAATTGCTGTTTCTACTGACTGTAATTCAAGATATGTTTATTTGAATCCATATATTGGTGGAATGATTGCTGTTGCTGAATCAGCTAGGAATTGCGTTTGTTCTGGAGCTGAACCAGTTGCCATTACCAATTGCCTTAACTTTGGCAACCCTTACAACCCTGAAGTTTTCTGGCAATTTAAAGAAGCTATTAGAGGACTTGGTGATATGTGTAAGAACCTTAACACACCTGTAACAGGAGGCAATGTATCCTTTCATAATGAATCTCAAAATAGTGCTATTTTCCCAACACCTACAATAGGTATGTTAGGTATAATTGAAGATTTATCTCATATTACTACAATTGGTTTTAAAAATATTGGTGATGAAATTTCTTTGTTAGGATTCGAGAATGAAGAGTTAGGTGGTAGCGAATTATTATCCATTATTTCAGGAAAAGTTTGTGGAGATTCGCCAACAATTAATTTATTGAACGAACTAAATTTGCAAAAATGTTTGTTGGAATCAATTAGAAAAGGATTAGTAAATTCCGCTCATGATTGTTCAGAAGGAGGACTTAGCATTACTTTAGCTGAATGTGCAATTCAAAGTGGTGAAAATAATTTTGGTGCTGAAGTTATTTATCAATGTAAAGATGAAATAGCAGGATTATTTGGTGAATCTCAATCAAGAGTTATTATAAGTTATAATCATGAAAACTATTCTGAGTTAATTGAAATTGCAAATAAATATGATGTACCACTTAACAAATTGGGTGTTGTAGTTCATGAGAATTTTAAAATAAACGATTTGATTAAATCTACTGTTTCAGATATTAAGAACATTTACAACAACGCTTTTGAGAATTGTATAGAAGGTGAAAAAAATAATTAA
- a CDS encoding DegT/DnrJ/EryC1/StrS family aminotransferase: MKVPFLDLKAQYLSIKNEIDATLQNVVSNTAFIGGKHVSDFEKAFAEYNGVDYFLGVANGTDAIEIVIKSLGLSKDDEVIIPANTFIATSEAVTSAGAKVVFADSNPDNYTIDVEDLKRKITSKTKAIIPVHLYGHPADMDPILEIAKEHNLFVIEDTSQAHGALYKGRKCGTMGDFGTFSFYPGKNLGAYGDGGGIIFKNEIHYIFSKTYASHGSKIKYVHEMEGRNSRLDSLQAAVLNVKLPYLDKWSNSRLNHAKLYNELLSGVEGVTTPKIEDFAIPVFHLYVIRVENRYEFMDSMSFYDISTMIHYPYSLPKCEAYSHYNHKESDFPVANSQMDKIVSLPIYSEMTEDMIHHVCNSIKEVLKRSSVPV; encoded by the coding sequence ATGAAGGTTCCTTTTTTAGACTTAAAAGCTCAATATCTTTCAATCAAAAATGAGATAGATGCAACTCTTCAAAATGTTGTTTCAAATACTGCTTTTATTGGTGGCAAACATGTATCCGATTTTGAAAAAGCTTTTGCTGAGTATAATGGTGTTGATTATTTTTTAGGTGTTGCAAATGGAACTGATGCAATTGAGATTGTAATTAAATCTTTAGGTCTTTCAAAAGATGATGAGGTTATTATTCCTGCAAATACGTTTATTGCTACAAGTGAGGCGGTAACATCGGCTGGAGCAAAAGTTGTATTTGCTGATAGTAACCCCGATAATTACACAATTGATGTTGAAGATTTGAAAAGGAAAATTACAAGTAAAACAAAAGCAATTATTCCAGTTCATTTATATGGTCATCCTGCAGATATGGATCCTATTTTAGAAATTGCTAAGGAGCATAATTTGTTTGTAATTGAAGACACTTCACAAGCTCATGGCGCATTGTATAAAGGTAGAAAATGTGGTACAATGGGTGATTTTGGTACTTTCAGTTTTTATCCAGGAAAAAATCTTGGGGCTTATGGTGATGGGGGTGGAATTATTTTTAAGAATGAGATACATTATATTTTTTCAAAAACTTATGCTTCTCATGGTAGTAAAATAAAATATGTACATGAAATGGAAGGAAGAAATAGTAGATTAGATTCTTTACAAGCAGCAGTTTTAAATGTTAAATTACCGTATTTAGATAAATGGAGCAATTCAAGACTTAATCATGCAAAGCTTTACAACGAGCTTTTAAGTGGTGTTGAAGGAGTAACTACACCAAAGATTGAAGATTTTGCAATACCTGTTTTCCATTTATATGTTATTAGGGTTGAAAATAGATATGAGTTTATGGACTCAATGTCTTTTTATGATATTTCTACCATGATTCATTATCCTTATTCCCTTCCTAAATGTGAAGCTTATTCTCATTACAATCATAAAGAATCAGATTTTCCAGTTGCAAATTCTCAAATGGATAAAATTGTTTCATTACCAATTTATTCTGAAATGACTGAAGATATGATTCATCATGTTTGTAATTCAATCAAAGAAGTTCTAAAGCGAAGTAGTGTTCCTGTTTAA
- a CDS encoding S9 family peptidase, which produces MKTNIIELKNFFKNPESNGYAISPNGEYISFLKPINGRMNIHLQKIGSNDVKPLTNVTVRDILFSVWKGNNTIVYFMDLNGDENFHFYTINIENGVITDATPFNEVQAYPVDFFKENDEEIIIQMNKENPELMDLYKLNVISNELKIIGKNPGGVTEWLTDHEGVARLAIQTNGLNKTLLYRENDVSEFKEMFTFDFKDAFHPLTFDSDNKHFFASTNFGKDKKRIIKYNPEYNLETNLKSIVLFENDEYDSENVMYSTFKKKLTGFYYNSWKTEYVFIDDERKNLQVEIDSLFPNYDVSIRTTSTDETKMLLLVNSDRFRGAYYFYNSITKELFKLATIAPWLNENELSEMKPIQYISRDGLTIHGYLTLPIGQDTKNLPVVIHPHGGPHARDFYGYNSDTQFLANRGYAVLQMNFRGSTGYGKHFETIAYKQWGKTMQDDITDGVNWLIQKGIADPKRVGIYGASYGGYAVLAGLCFTPDVYKCGIDYVGCANLFTIIESIPPYWKPELEMTYQQIGHPIDDADLLRSISPVFHADKIVAPLLIAQGTNDPRVKKAESDQMVEAMRKRGVEVQYIVKENEGHGFHNEENKFEFYSEMEKFLNQHLS; this is translated from the coding sequence ATGAAAACAAATATTATTGAGCTAAAGAATTTTTTTAAGAATCCTGAATCAAATGGTTATGCAATTTCTCCAAATGGCGAATATATTTCATTTCTAAAACCAATAAATGGAAGAATGAATATTCATCTTCAAAAAATTGGTAGTAATGATGTGAAGCCTTTAACTAATGTTACTGTACGGGACATTTTATTTAGTGTTTGGAAAGGGAATAATACTATAGTTTATTTTATGGATTTAAATGGTGATGAGAATTTTCATTTTTATACTATAAATATTGAAAATGGAGTTATTACTGATGCAACTCCTTTTAATGAAGTTCAAGCATATCCAGTTGATTTCTTCAAAGAAAATGATGAAGAAATTATAATTCAAATGAATAAAGAGAATCCAGAATTAATGGATCTTTATAAGTTAAATGTTATTTCAAATGAATTAAAAATAATTGGCAAAAATCCTGGAGGAGTCACAGAATGGTTAACAGATCATGAAGGAGTTGCAAGGTTAGCAATTCAAACTAACGGATTAAACAAGACTTTATTATATAGAGAAAATGATGTTTCTGAATTTAAAGAGATGTTTACATTTGACTTTAAAGATGCTTTTCATCCTCTAACTTTTGACTCTGACAACAAACATTTTTTTGCTTCAACTAATTTTGGGAAAGATAAAAAAAGAATTATTAAATATAATCCTGAATATAATTTAGAAACTAATTTAAAATCAATTGTTCTTTTTGAAAATGATGAATATGATTCTGAAAATGTTATGTATTCTACATTCAAAAAAAAATTAACAGGTTTTTATTATAATTCTTGGAAAACAGAGTACGTTTTTATAGATGATGAAAGAAAAAATTTACAGGTAGAAATAGATTCACTTTTCCCAAATTATGATGTAAGTATTAGAACCACAAGCACTGATGAAACCAAAATGCTTCTATTAGTAAACAGTGATAGATTTAGAGGTGCATATTATTTTTATAATTCAATTACTAAAGAGTTATTTAAACTTGCAACTATTGCTCCTTGGCTTAATGAAAATGAACTATCGGAAATGAAACCTATTCAATACATAAGCCGAGATGGACTTACAATTCATGGTTATCTAACACTTCCTATTGGACAAGATACAAAGAACTTACCTGTAGTTATTCATCCGCATGGCGGACCTCATGCTCGTGATTTTTATGGATATAATTCAGATACTCAGTTTCTTGCAAACCGAGGTTATGCAGTTCTTCAAATGAACTTTAGAGGTTCAACTGGTTATGGCAAACATTTTGAAACTATAGCTTATAAACAATGGGGAAAAACAATGCAAGATGATATAACCGATGGTGTTAATTGGCTAATTCAAAAAGGTATTGCAGACCCTAAAAGAGTTGGTATTTATGGTGCAAGCTATGGTGGATATGCCGTTCTTGCTGGACTTTGCTTTACTCCAGATGTATATAAATGTGGAATTGATTACGTAGGTTGCGCAAATCTTTTTACTATAATTGAATCTATTCCACCTTATTGGAAACCTGAACTTGAAATGACTTATCAACAAATTGGTCATCCAATTGATGATGCAGATTTATTAAGGTCAATATCACCAGTTTTTCATGCAGATAAAATTGTTGCTCCATTATTAATTGCTCAAGGTACTAATGACCCTAGAGTTAAAAAAGCTGAATCAGATCAAATGGTTGAAGCTATGCGTAAAAGAGGTGTTGAAGTTCAATATATTGTAAAAGAAAACGAAGGTCATGGTTTTCATAATGAAGAAAATAAATTTGAGTTTTATTCTGAAATGGAAAAATTTCTAAATCAACATTTATCTTAA